Within the Setaria viridis chromosome 3, Setaria_viridis_v4.0, whole genome shotgun sequence genome, the region acttGCTGTGTTGATGGAAAGTACATAGGGCTGTCAAATTTGTATGTGTCTGCCAAGTTTTAGGCTGCCGTTGTGCAAACGACTATGGCTGAGCAACATGTGTCTTTTTCCGTTTTTCAGGTTTGGTTGTTTGGATTGACCGTGTTAATtgatctgaactctgaagtatATATCTAATCAGTTTTGATTGCCTGTTTTTTACTTGTCCTATTTCAGTTTGTTTAGTCTAATTTACCTTGTCCAGCCCTTTTTCTTGAAGAACTCGAGCGTATGGAAGGAagatttattttatttcattttttgCGAGCAACGAAGATATCACTTGACGTGAGAAAGCTAAACAGAACGCTAGTAGAGAACATGGTACAGTACACAACACGGTTGTATGACGATTCGTCGTGGTTGACTTGAGGTTCCGAAGGGTTTCAGTCACTTGAGGTTCCTTTAATTTCTCTTCGAGTTCCCCTGGCAAATTGTCTGGGAGTCTGGACCAAGGACGAGCGCTAGCTAGCTGAAATGACGCTTGATAGCAGTTTCTTGGGCCCTCTCTCTCGACCTCGCTCTTGACGTTCTTTAGCTTGCTTGGTTGACCGGCCGGTGGCGACTGTTGGATCGCGCGAAGCCCGTGAGGCTGTTACTTTGGCCTGTTACCTCCCCAGTGATCTGGACCTGTGAGGCTCCACAGGAAGAGGCCTTCGGAGAAAACGATCATAGCTTAACCGATTAAGGTGGGAAGTGTGGTTATGCATCCCAATCCCTTCAACAAAAACCGCTTATGATCGTTTTCAATAGTAGAGAACATGGTACAGTACACAACATAGTCAtgtatgcaaaaaaaaaaaccattgtAGATTAATCCAACTTTCATCAATCATTCAATCAATATATAAAATAAAGCATCTGCGGTTTCTTTTACCAAATTACCAcatgtggagagagagagaaccgACACAATCCATCGCCTGCAAATAAACCGACACAGAGGGTGCGTTGCAATCCTTGGCCATTTCGCATGCGTACTGGTACTGGTCGTTGGTATAGTGACGGGACCCTATCATCGTCTCTCTCTTGGCTCCAGGGTGATATCTGACTCACGCAGGCACTCACGTGTGGAAACTTCCTTTTCCTGTCGCCTTTGTCACTGCTGCTCGGTCTCTCTACTCCACGAGATATTTCAAGTTTTCCCGACCGAGAGTGAGGGAGACCACACAGCACAATTCCCTCCCTGAAGCAGAGAGAGCACGGAAACACGGTTCTTTTGGTCTTATTCTAGATTATTGCATGTGTGGTCTCAATTCcagatctttttttcttttatttcaccTTGTGATCATCAGCAATGATCCCATCTGACTCCCCAGACACCTCACCTGGATGTGGATGTAATGGATTCTTGCTCCCCTTCCTCTGTTATTCCTTCTCTTCACCCTGATGTTTTCTCTGTTATTCCTTCTCTTCACCCTGAAGTTTCCACACGTGAGTGCCTGCGTGAGTCAGATATCACCCTGGAGCCAAGAGAGAGATGATGATAGGGTCCCGTCACTATACCAACGACCAGTACCAGTACGCATGCGAAATGGCCAAGGATTGCAACGCACCCTCTGTGTCGGTTTATTTTTACCAAGGACGTCATGCACCAGATGAGGACCACCAGCGCCGGCGGCATGACCAGCGACACCCGGTATGCGAACGCGCAGCTGAGGACGGTGGAGAGAAACCACACGGCGGCCTGCAGCCGCCACCTCTCCACGGCGGGGGAGCCCGGCGTGAGCCGCTCGGCCTGCCGGAGGCACCAGaagagcgcggcgaggacggcgcccACGCCGGCGATGAAGGCCAGGTCCCACGGGTCGCCGTGCCCCAGCCACGCCGACCGGGCCAAGCTGCAGGACacgacggcgatggcggcgacgcGGACGATCAAGGACACGAGGACGAGCAGCGCGCTGCTGCTGGTCGGCTCCTTCTCGGCTGCTGCCTCCGCCGACTGCGTGTTGGCATCAGAGCCCATAATGGAACGGGAATGTTTGCAGTAGATGTTTGCTGCGTCCGTCCGTGTGTGTCTGCGGgctgctgcatctgcatgcTTCCCGACGTTCTGAATTTAGAGAAAGAGTTAGCCACGCGGCAATGGCACCACACGgttaaacatgaactaatcaAGATCTAATTAGGATCAATGGGTTCTACTCATCAATggtgacttatgcaattagtttcacaattagcttatgtttagtcatcctaattagcatccaaacattgaACTAATTTTTTGTCCATGATCTCGACTGAAGTCCTATGAGAGGGCTGTCAAACTTGTATGTGTCTGCCAAGTTTTAGGCTGCCGTTGTGCAAACGACTAATGGCTGAGCAACATGTGTCTTTTTCCGTTTTTCAGGTTTGGTTGTTTGGATTGACCGTCTTAATtgatctgaactctgaagtatATATCTAATCTATTTTGATTGCCTGTTTTTTACTTCTCCTATTTCAGTTTGTTTAGTCTAATTTACCTTGCCCAGCCTGTTTTCTTGAAGAACTCGAGTGTAGGGAAGGAagatttattttatttcattttttgtGAGCAACGAAGATATCACTTGACGTGAGAAAGCTAAACagaacactagtagagaacatggtacaatacataACATATTCATGTGCAAAAAAACCATTGTAGATTGATCCAACTTTCATCAATCATTCAATCAATATATAAAAGAAAGCATCTGCAGTTTCTTTTACCAAATTACCACATGTATGGATCGATGGCAATCGGAAGGGAGGAAGATAGCCACCGGCTAGCCCCACGAGAGCTTCCTGCATGGACAAGGGAGCTCGACCCTCTGAGAAGAGGAAGTTGATGAATGGAGCAGAGGAAGGAAGCGCGAACCGGAgccagctgcagcctgcaggcgtGAGGTGGTTGGAATTGGTGCTTGGCGCGGTTGCAGCAGGATGGATCGGAGTTTCGGACAGAGCAAGAAGGCTGGTTGAGTCTATAGATTTCCATATGGGCCGCCCACCCCTAGCCCGACCCTAGCACAAAATGGCTCGGCACGAAATGGCCCGACGCCTCTTCCGTGCCGTGCCGTATCGTGCCGTCGTGCCGAAGAGGCagcccaggcccggcacgaCGGTCTTTTTTAGGCCGAGCCGCCAGGCACTAAGGTCTCAATGACCGCTCAAACTCATCAACACAACTTACACAAGTCAGAACAACAGATTTTAACTTCAACAGATTAAAATCTTCTTATCAaacttcacaaatcacaaatcaACACAACAGAATAAGATCAACATCTCTCTACTTCaacttcacaaatcacaacatCACAGATCAACATCACAGAGAGACAGGAGATTATAACTTATAAGTTTGAGCTGGTgcaatggctgcctcattaaaaacctatccaggtaaaactcacacctcgtgagaaaaaACCCTGGATagaaaaaaagagtacagcccaGCTCAATCAAATTATAGTTCTAAAACTTAAGTTATTACAGGCCAGTGTTACACTTCTAAATTCTCAGCGACATCTAGGTACAAATTAGCAAAACTTTCCTcaagttcttcatcctctaATAAGTTCTGAAgtcttgcttctgcagcctcccaaTCCTTGACGCAAGAAAGCATCTCGACCGTCTCCGGTTTCAATCGACGCCGCCTCTCCTCGATGATCCTGCCAGTAGTGCTGAAAACAGATTCTAATGAAACTGTGGAAACAGGAACATAAAGAACATATCTAGCTAAGATGGACAGAACAGGATAAGTTCttttatgctcatgccaccaagatAAGATGTTGAAGTTATCATCAAAATAGGTGACAGTGTCACTGTCCAAGTAGATAGAGAGTTCATTGCCAATACCCATAccagttgcagttgcagtagtgcttgctgcttgcagcaaagcacttgcagatgaccttctagacaaagcaagaggcaaagagggaggaggggtggagaaagAAGTACCAGGAAGATCATGAATTCCAAAGGCAGATACACCAGAATCTGAACCGGTGGAAAAAATATCATCCCAAGCACTAGTTTTCTTACCAGAagtggatggaggtggaggagtttgcaattttactgcaccaaacttgtcatcATACAGTTTAAATGCAgtagtgtggcggatccacttcggatttgcttggttaaacatgatttagccgcatgacacgcgacgctcatgcctaaccgagtaaacacgaagtgccgtcggatttcatccgatttaaccacttgaacaggaccgaatagcaaacccacatgaaggtgagcggttccagagaatacaacaagtccactgagttaacaaactaaccatttagtttggccataaaaacaacatcagagttttacaaggttcagcggaaaacaacaaaaggtaaaacaactagcggaagctaactcgtcggggtcggacatccctggtgaggccaaccgggacgtcaatgatccctctcctcgccgtccgaggagggatcccactcaaccgtccaacccggagggagttggggcggccaagtgccagccgagggaggctcagaggcagcaacttcacctgaaaaagaagagccacaacaaggctgagctactaagctcaacaagacttaaccgacagggagcgcgctaagctacctcttctagacatgcaaggctttttggctgaggggtttgtttgccaaaagcgctaggtgtatccctactttcgaattttagctccagttctaagttcattacccggtctaagtttgcaacctattctaagcaaccaaGAATCAACCAAAGGGTATATACATCAACAACAagtcagggtgacatagcgatcaagcagtctcaaactgtgagaggcagacgaatcgattcgagtttcttaaccatgcatgacgaacctaatctcacgacatacgcgcaccacaagggtcgcttcctgtgtcggccgtccccatcaattcccaggcgcgtgtcaggtccaaacttcccttggcatgcaatgctccacggtcccggcctctaccgtaccgtgaccgcacttgcacccacatgatgcaccatgggaacctcgttccagggacagcaggggtataagccacgccctagttcgatcaggtactaggcttccccatcccatactaggtatgatattagtactttcaaacacttgatcatgaacaccaccactgtcgggccttaacaagtttcatagacagacggggcgatcagccaaccaccaaagagttacccaaaatcctgccccgtccatcgtccttatagttgtaacagaagggtaaacATTCAACACCTAcaactcgcaagtgacagggaatcactcagcttttaccgttttcctacttaagcaaagcatctactcggtccaacagctagtgttcagatcaagggagctaagttatgcatctatggttccacacaactcctatacgtaaatgcacaagcatgttaaagaaggcatgtgcaagtctggtaaaacataggggattcatgcatccggggcttgccttcgagcaaggggGAGGGGAACTGTTCTTCTGCCTGGGcaacttcggcttctggaggcaggagctcagctacaccttcatcttctggcgccgggtgcaactcgtagaagccatcggcgagacgcagttctacacgaatgcaatgcatgggttagcatagatggttatttcaacagcaacacttgcaagtttgagcccagaaactcgcggcaagttacaggagggtggggaggttcgatggagttgatggagatcaagatgtaagggtcggagggggaggaacttatgatctgacccttaatctagaggaatagatgtgctaggggtccttagacttaacgctgagaagtccccaagttttacacatacaccctcggtttaaggaaaaagatacagccgagccctcgggcgaggcggagaagggtcgggcgagacggaactggggtcgggcggataggaggggtcggacgaggcgaacaagggtcggcagcttaccttcgtcttacagagaaggcttgggcggaaagactaaggggcttgggacagcggcgaggatgtccggcggTGTTCTGGCAGCTGCGgtgctgaagcgtccccacataagtagagactaaatgtgatacaaatatcagtcccaggaggctgatagcacatttattccacagataattcagttaccgtacaactcccgagggagtgggtgtgaaagccacgcagcgataagaagtaaataaagaacagcggctaaccaagcgactgccaaaagacagcactcgggactacacggcagcagcagcatcttggaaaggccaacaccataggcagcgttgggtgcggacacaacctttACTCAAGGTCCTCAGCGATGAAgtctgggtcttcctctgtaggaacgaagcaagggtgagtacgaacgtactcaacaagtccaaccccatccacggaggggaatacaagcaagtttatgcacaggtcacaacaaggataggctagagtttatttgcggtaaagctaaatttttaacacatgcataggcttgttttcaaataaatttttgtaAAACTTTGCTTTAGTAACCGAGcaaggagtggggttgatcctacacaaaggatccaagtttttatcgctatcggactccccgtccgtcatagctcACAGCACAGCTGCCGGACACTTCcgaaaatccaacacacacgcaCGTACACACACACgtgaccatccatgcccaagtgctagttatgtgaccaagccgtaactcatccaatgccgtggacacggctacccggataggttttaactctgcagaggttgtacacttttcccacaagtagggtaccgcagcacgatcaccttagtgccggtgcggatcctaacaaagccattacccaccttagctaagactggctagccctcgcgaaagcacccaaggggttcacagctcatccacgagaccgtaaccgggacctaagtcaccaagatcttactccttttccatgggctcccgttgctcaccagcacccctaaggactaacaattcagctagtgggatttatgctaagccgttgcccatacaacggtcgagtggttgcacgatggtggaattaggcaagatgacacatcaactcggtccttaatcacgacaagatggatatctcccgacattgctcaaccaccaaggtacgagcacaacattctGGCaccccacacaaggaatacccatccatcctgtctacacatccttttcccttgaacccaaaaagccatttttctcacttgaacacacacacacatttattttccgaatacaccattgtaataatgattgcagttaaGTAGTAAttccctaagcattctagcggtggttatcgaccaaatagagcgaatcatatttagggacaaccataggataacaagggatgttcataacaatcaaggggtggctatccaaccatgtcttgcaatgaaataatatgcattttgtaaaataggccaatgggttgtgtttgaaaaactaggtattaaatatgcatcaaagggtgagattggacttgccgtcttcaaagccttccgggagttccagctcgcggtactggtcctcgggcttgggctcgcggtcaaactcctcctcgggctcctcctcgggcaaaccgcgatctacagcacacacaaacaaataaataaaagaaagatcggtttttaa harbors:
- the LOC140222139 gene encoding uncharacterized protein; translated protein: MGSDANTQSAEAAAEKEPTSSSALLVLVSLIVRVAAIAVVSCSLARSAWLGHGDPWDLAFIAGVGAVLAALFWCLRQAERLTPGSPAVERWRLQAAVWFLSTVLSCAFAYRVSLVMPPALVVLIWCMTSLGEEKE